A stretch of the Manis pentadactyla isolate mManPen7 chromosome 16, mManPen7.hap1, whole genome shotgun sequence genome encodes the following:
- the KCNK16 gene encoding potassium channel subfamily K member 16, producing the protein MPRTGFCSCWGRRVLPLLMAYVCYLLLGATVFQLLEKQAETQSKDQFQFEKLRFLENYTCLDPRALEQFVQVIMEAWVKGVNPKGNSTNPSNWDFGSSFFFAGTVVTTIGYGNLAPSTEAGQVFCVFYALVGIPLNVMFLNHLGTGLRSHLATLDRWEDQPRRSQLLQILGLALFLTLGTLVILIFPPMVFSHVEGWSLGEGFYFAFITLSTIGFGDYVIGMDPSKHYISVYRSLAAIWIFLGLAWLALVFPLGPLLLHRCSQLWLLSRGLSLKEGGAPETNGPPRPQKIPISA; encoded by the exons ATGCCCCGCACTGGGTTCTGCAGCTGCTGGGGCCGCCGGGTGCTGCCCCTGCTGATGGCCTACGTCTGCTACCTGCTGCTTGGTGCCACCGTCTTCCAGCTGCTGGAGAAGCAGGCAGAGACTCAGTCCAAGGACCAGTTTCAGTTTGAGAAGCTACGCTTCCTGGAGAACTACACCTGCCTGGACCCGAGAGCTCTAGAGCAGTTTGTGCAG GTCATCATGGAAGCCTGGGTGAAGGGTGTGAACCCCAAGGGCAACTCCACCAACCCCAGCAACTGGGACTTCGGCAGCAGTTTCTTCTTTGCAGGCACGGTCGTCACCACCATAG GATATGGTAACCTGGCACCCAGCACGGAGGCAGGCCAGGTCTTCTGTGTCTTCTATGCCCTGGTAGGCATCCCGCTCAACGTGATGTTTCTCAACCACCTGGGCACAGGGCTGCGTTCCCACCTGGCCACCCTCGACAGGTGGGAGGACCAGCCCAGGCGCTCCCAG cTGCTGCAGATCCTGGGCCTGGCTCTGTTCCTGACCCTGGGGACCTTGGTCATTCTCATCTTCCCACCCATGGTCTTCAGCCATGTGGAGGGCTGGAGCCTCGGTGAGGGCTTCTACTTTGCCTTCATCACTCTCAGCACTATCGGCTTTGGGGACTATGTGATCG GCATGGATCCCAGCAAGCATTACATCTCTGTGTACCGGAGCCTGGCAGCCATCTGGATCTTCCTGGGCCTGGCGTGGCTGGCGCTGGTTTTCCCACTAGGCCCCCTGCTTCTGCACAGGTGCTCCCAGCTCTGGCTGCTCAGCAGGGGTCTCAGCCTCAAGGAAGGGGGAGCCCCTGAGACCAATGGCCCCCCCAGGCCCCAGAAGATCCCCATCTCTGCATGA
- the KCNK17 gene encoding potassium channel subfamily K member 17 isoform X2 has product MAREGRARGCRVPGTLLLLLAYLSYLALGTGVFWVLESPAAQDSSAKFQHDKWALLQNFTCLDGPALDSLIRGIVQAYQSGDIVLGNTTSMGRWELMGSFFFSVSTITTIGYGNLSPHTLAARLFCIAFALVGIPLNLVVLNRLGHLMERGVHRCALRLGGAWQDTAKARWLAGSVTLLLGLLLFLLLPPLLFCHMEGWSYVESFYFAFITLSTVGFGDYVIGMDPSRRYPLWYKNMVSLWILFGMAWLALIIKLILSLMETPRRSYSCYYHSSKGNFKPQSWRQGPDGEAEPHSPQPGYLEEPMGIMQHPEPSTQVSCCGEDT; this is encoded by the exons ATGGCGcgggagggcagggccaggggctgTAGGGTGCCAGGCACCTTGCTCCTGCTGCTTGCCTACCTGTCTTACTTGGCACTGGGCACGGGCGTGTTCTGGGTGCTGGAAAGCCCCGCGGCACAGGACTCTAGCGCCAAATTCCAGCACGACAAGTGGGCGCTCCTGCAGAACTTCACGTGCCTGGATGGCCCGGCGCTGGACTCGCTGATCCGG GGCATTGTCCAGGCGTATCAGAGTGGGGACATCGTCCTGGGCAACACCACCAGCATGGGGCGCTGGGAGCTTATGGGCTCCTTCTTCTTTTCTGtgtccaccatcaccaccattg GCTACGGCAACCTGAGCCCCCACACTCTGGCCGCCCGCCTCTTTTGCATCGCCTTTGCCCTGGTGGGGATACCGCTCAACCTCGTGGTACTCAACCGACTCGGGCATCTCATGGAGCGGGGGGTGCACCGCTGTGCCCTCAGGCTGGGGGGTGCCTGGCAG GACACGGCCAAGGCCCGGTGGCTGGCAGGCTCCGTTACCCTCCTCTTGGGCCTCCTGCTTTTCCTACTGCTGCCGCCGCTGCTCTTCTGCCACATGGAGGGCTGGAGCTACGTGGAGAGCTTCTACTTCGCCTTCATCACCCTCAGCACCGTGGGCTTTGGTGACTACGTGATTG GGATGGACCCCTCCCGGAGGTACCCGCTGTGGTACAAGAACATGGTGTCCCTGTGGATCCTCTTTGGGATGGCGTGGCTGGCCCTGATCATCAAACTGATCCTCTCCCTGATGGAGACCCCAAGGAGATCGTACTCCTGCTACTACCACAGCTCCAAGGGCAACTTCAAGCCCCAAAGCTGGAGGCAGGGCCCAGACGGGGAGGCAGAGCCCCACTCTCCACAGCCAGGCTACCTGGAAGAGCCTATGGGAATCATGCAGCATCCAGAACCCTCTACTCAGGTCTCATGCTGTGGAGAGGACACCTAG
- the KCNK17 gene encoding potassium channel subfamily K member 17 isoform X1 produces the protein MAREGRARGCRVPGTLLLLLAYLSYLALGTGVFWVLESPAAQDSSAKFQHDKWALLQNFTCLDGPALDSLIRGIVQAYQSGDIVLGNTTSMGRWELMGSFFFSVSTITTIGYGNLSPHTLAARLFCIAFALVGIPLNLVVLNRLGHLMERGVHRCALRLGGAWQTPRGSWRHVHLQDTAKARWLAGSVTLLLGLLLFLLLPPLLFCHMEGWSYVESFYFAFITLSTVGFGDYVIGMDPSRRYPLWYKNMVSLWILFGMAWLALIIKLILSLMETPRRSYSCYYHSSKGNFKPQSWRQGPDGEAEPHSPQPGYLEEPMGIMQHPEPSTQVSCCGEDT, from the exons ATGGCGcgggagggcagggccaggggctgTAGGGTGCCAGGCACCTTGCTCCTGCTGCTTGCCTACCTGTCTTACTTGGCACTGGGCACGGGCGTGTTCTGGGTGCTGGAAAGCCCCGCGGCACAGGACTCTAGCGCCAAATTCCAGCACGACAAGTGGGCGCTCCTGCAGAACTTCACGTGCCTGGATGGCCCGGCGCTGGACTCGCTGATCCGG GGCATTGTCCAGGCGTATCAGAGTGGGGACATCGTCCTGGGCAACACCACCAGCATGGGGCGCTGGGAGCTTATGGGCTCCTTCTTCTTTTCTGtgtccaccatcaccaccattg GCTACGGCAACCTGAGCCCCCACACTCTGGCCGCCCGCCTCTTTTGCATCGCCTTTGCCCTGGTGGGGATACCGCTCAACCTCGTGGTACTCAACCGACTCGGGCATCTCATGGAGCGGGGGGTGCACCGCTGTGCCCTCAGGCTGGGGGGTGCCTGGCAG ACGCCACGTGGGAGCTGGCGCCATGTGCACCTGCAGGACACGGCCAAGGCCCGGTGGCTGGCAGGCTCCGTTACCCTCCTCTTGGGCCTCCTGCTTTTCCTACTGCTGCCGCCGCTGCTCTTCTGCCACATGGAGGGCTGGAGCTACGTGGAGAGCTTCTACTTCGCCTTCATCACCCTCAGCACCGTGGGCTTTGGTGACTACGTGATTG GGATGGACCCCTCCCGGAGGTACCCGCTGTGGTACAAGAACATGGTGTCCCTGTGGATCCTCTTTGGGATGGCGTGGCTGGCCCTGATCATCAAACTGATCCTCTCCCTGATGGAGACCCCAAGGAGATCGTACTCCTGCTACTACCACAGCTCCAAGGGCAACTTCAAGCCCCAAAGCTGGAGGCAGGGCCCAGACGGGGAGGCAGAGCCCCACTCTCCACAGCCAGGCTACCTGGAAGAGCCTATGGGAATCATGCAGCATCCAGAACCCTCTACTCAGGTCTCATGCTGTGGAGAGGACACCTAG